The Streptomyces sp. NBC_00306 sequence CAGACGGCGCTTGCGCCGTTCGCGAGTGCCGGCCGTGAGTGGGGTTGGTGCGGGGGCTCCCCTCCCGGCGGTGCAGACCGGGCCCAGGCAGGTCGTTCGTACAGTGGCGCGCTCCACCTTGACGACCTGAACCACGCCCGCTTCACGGTGCGCGGGTCGACGGCAGGCGGGATGGGAGCTGGGGAGAGTGGTGGGCGAGGGTGATCGTTGACGCGCTCAGGGCGACGCGTCAGGATGCGTGTCATGCAGCTCAGTGCCCAGGCCATCCATGGCGGTCAAGTGTTCCTGTTGATCTGGGGAGTGGTCGCACTGCTCATGGGGTCGGTACTCTCCTCGCAGAAGGGGTCCGGCTGGTTCCGCGAAGTGGTCAGGTCCGGGCTCCAGGGGTGGCCCGCGCAGCAGGCCCGTGCGCAGGACTTCGGTGGTGTGCGAGTGATAGGCGCCATGCTTGCAGTAGCAGGCCTGACGGGACTGGTGGCGGCCGTCGCCCTGCTGACACGAGGCTAGTCCACGGTCATGCACCAGCCATGTCTGCAAAGGGTGCCCAGATTTCTGACATCAGCGACAGACACCACCAGGCACGTACAGCGCCGGTCGACGCAGAACCTCAGCGGCCGGTCAATCGAGAGACGGGGCGAGTTGACCGACCGCGACAACTCCCCGCGAATTGAGTCGAACTCCCCACGACCATCTACGGGTTGTGTGTTCCGAGGTCCTGGCGCATGGCGTCTCTCAGGCCGATCCACTTTTCCCAGAGCGCCAGCAAGTCAGTGCGGATTTCGTCGAATGAACCCCCTTCCTCGGCGTCCCCTCGTTCCAGACGCTTGATCCTTTGGAAGGTTCGAGACAATCCGGAGAAGACTATTTCCATTTCGTCCAGAACTGCGCGAGATGCTACGAGTTGACCTTCCGCTAATGCCGCTGCGTAGGCTCGACGGGCTGCATGAAATTCGTTGCGATCGTCTTCTTGCAAGCGATCCTCGTGCAGGGCGTGAAGGTAGTTCATCTGTGCTATTCGATACCAGCGTGCGCTTGAAACCGTGACATAGCACGCTCGCTTTGCTGCCAGTGCGGCATTTGAGTCGTCGCGGTCCCGCAATTCTCGCGCCTGCCTTGACTGCTGGTCAGCGAGTTCTCGCTGCATGCGGGCTGTCACTCGCACGGTTACGATGGGCGAAAGCAGAGTTCCGAGAATTCCGAAGACAGCCAGAATTAGAGGACTGATCAGGCTTTCCATGCGCCCCCACTTCGTCCGGAAAGCGATACCGTGCTCGGCTCTGCGTGTGTAAAGGGACGGCTCGGCACGTGGCCGCGTGTAAGCCAGGTCTTCAGCCATTCTTGGATACCCCTCCGTAGGCGTGGGCATGCGAAGAAGCCAGGTACTGGGCGTCCGTTCATGCGTCCGTGCCGGGCATGGGCGAGATGACCATTGACACGGACGCCGCCGGCTTCAAGCTGTTCGCCGGCAGGGGAGATCACGACACGTCGATCGGCCTGCCCCCTCGTGGCCGGATTGCTCCCTTGTGTGCGCATCGCGTGCATGTCACACAGTTGAGAGGCGGGGTGATCGGGGGAGGGGGAGGCGCTGCATGTCTACGTTCGGCGACGATCAGGTCGTGCCCTCAGATTGGGCGATGGAGCGGTTTGGCCGGAAGGCCGGCCAGCTCGCTGCGGCGCTTCCGGTGCAGCTGGCCCAGGCTCACGCTCGGGCCCATGCCGTGCACCTGGAGGCGCGGTTGAAGAAGCGAAGCCCCTACGGTGCCACCCTGGCCGAGGCCGTACGCGAGAACCTGGCGGATGCGGCACGAGGGCTGGACGAAGCCGTGCGGGACGTGCGTGGGTACGAATACGCCGTCATCAACGACCACGCGCTCTTCCCCTTCAAGTACTCGGACCGTCCTCGGCCGCTCGAGCGTGCCCGGTTGGCTTCCAACGCATCCCCCACGCGCCGCCGGATGCTCTTGAGTCATGGGCCGCAGCCTGCGGAGGGGCTGTTTCCTCTCGACGACGACCTGACGACGGAGGAGTACGACGACCTGCACGAGACCTTCGAGGCCCTGGGGGCGGCCACGAAGCTCGTGTGCCTGTTCTTCACGGCTCACCCGGAGAGCGGCATCCACGCCATTCATTGGGGAGACGCATACCTCGAGCCGGACCGCACCTTCACCTGGCTCTACAACGAACAGCTCCCCGTCGCCTGCCAGTTGCTCATGTGATCGACCCGGGGAGTAGCCCATCGAGCGATTGTGGGCCCTGCGCCGGCACTGTACGTTCCCGCACACGGATCGACGTAGCTCAGGGGGCGGGGATGTCTGGATACGGCCGCGCGGAAAGCGAGTGGGAAGAGCTGGTACGTGCCGGTCGTGGCTTCCTCGTTGAGCGAGCGAAGCTGGGCAAGCTCACCTCGTACACCGAGCTCAACGTGACTCTGGCCAGGCGAACAGGCTGCCGTCCCTTCGACTTTGAGCGTGCTGACGAGCGGGCCGCGATGGGGCACCTGCTCGGACTGGTCGTGGAACGAGACCAGGAGATTGCCCCCTCGGACCCGCCTGTCATGCTCTCCGCATTGGTGAACTATCTGGGTGCCAACGACGCCGGCTCCGGCTTCTATCAGTTGGCCAAGGAGCTCAAGCTGCTGCCCATCAGTGCGTCGGCAGATGAGAAGTTCGGCTTCTGGGTCAAGCAAGTGAAGCAGCTCCACGAATGCCATGGAGCTGGTCCAGTGGTGGCCTGAGATCAAGCACCCTGAGTGTCTGACTGCGTGACAACGCCGACAGACAGCGGCGGAGATCTGCACACATCTGCGGAGCATCGCAGCAGGTATGAGGCGTGCCAGCTCCTGGTCGAGCGCCCTCGCACGTTGCTTCGGGACGAAGCGGTCGCTCCGTTAGGGTGCGCCGCATGACCGACGATGCCCCGGCCTGTCCCGAGTGCGGCCGGCCCATGGAGTCAGGCGGCTTCGTGCTCTCCAAGCGTGAGGACGATGGCCGGCGGACCTGCCGGACGCTCTGGAGGTGTGCCGGTCGGCATGTCTGGTGGGGCTGGGCCGACCTGCCGGATGAGCCTTTGGAAGTTTGCCCGGTGCCGGAGCTCTTTCGCTGACAGCAACGACCACGGACGGCGGCGACGATCGGCGGTTGTGGCACCGATGCACGAGGCGGGCCCTCAACCAAGCCCTTGAGTTACTTACCCCAGGCGCCCGTCCACGCAGGTCAGGCCGCAGCCGTGGCCCCATAGCGCGGTGATTCCCAAGCTCAGAGCGCGGGTTCGATTCCTTTCACCCGCTCCATGAAAAGGCCCAGCTCGTAGACCCGGGCCGTTGTTGTTGTCAGGACCGAGCTGGGCGCCTCGCACCAGATCGCCATCAGGTGGTTGATCGTCCGCGATTCCTCGGTGGGCCTCACCACATGGTCGTGGCCGGCGGCGACCTGCTGGCTCACGTGTCCGTGTCCGTGTCCGTGAGCGCCGTCACCGGACCGGGTCGTGCACCCTGGCTCCACTGGACGAGGCATAGCGCGCGCGAAGGCCAGTCAACGTCACTGCACTCCGTGCCCGTTGCCGGGGCTGTCATGCGCGGCGACGGCAGGCTCCTGGCGATCCGCCGAGCGGACAACGGGACTTGGCTCGACCGCCGGGGCAGCCCCCACCCAAAGCCGCTACACCGACCTTCGCATCCGACCAGCCGCGTGTCAGACTGCCGTTCATGACTCACAGCCGAAAGGTCCATGGCGCGTAGGCGCCCCTCAAGCCTCCGAGCCGACAACAAGCGCTTTGCCGCAGATCTCGGCAGCTACTCGAAGATCAGTCGGCTTTCCGGCCCAGCTCAGGCACAGATCATTCAGTTGGAGCGGACGCGACTCCAACCCGGCGTGGTCGAGCAGGCTCTCTCTCGGTGGGCTGCCATCGCACGAGCACCGAGGTATCAGCTCCCTTCGCCGTTCAGTGATCGGTGCGGGGTCCCGGACTGTTGCCCCGAGCCGGCGGACGAGCGAGATCTGCTGGAACCAGCAATCTGCGCTCTCCCCAAGAAGAGCTCCCTGGAGCTCCGCAGCATCGTGCAGCCTCTCGACCTGAAGATCCTCGAACGTCCCGACGCCGTGCCGTACGTCAACAGACCCCATCGCTGGTGGCAGAGCGCCTTCTGACCAAGCGGTGCCCCTGCCGTGCCCGATCGAGCGGGGATTCACGGGGAAGACCGGGCAGCCACGGCGGCTGGACATGCCGACGGCCCCTGACCAAGATGGCTGGTCAGAGGCCGTTCACCTGCGGTGGGTGTGGGATTTGAACCCACGGTGACATCGCTGCGACGACGGTTTTCAAGTCCGTTCGGTGGTGTCCGTCCGCCAAGATCGGTCAGCCTCTGCCCGAGCCAGTTCGGCGTCGTAGAGGGTGCCCAGGAAGTGAAGGTCAAGCGGAGGGGTCTCGCCGCGCGGAGCTTCCCAGTCCGTCCAGCACACGATGCCCTCCGTTCGCTGAACGACAGCGCTCAATGCGCCGCAGCAGCCAGCCGTGCATGCGGTTTCGCCGAAGAAGAGACGCCGAGCCTCTCCCGTAGCGCGGAAGGGGCTCGGGCGGTCGACCGGCAGTGCATCCTGGGCGAAAGGGCCGCGGCCGCCCTCGCCGACGACACCGTTCACTGCACCGTGCACGATGTCCTCCCCGTTGACCAGAAACCGCACCTGCGCAGCCCATCGCGGGCCTCGGGGAAGCACTCTGATCTCAAGCCGATCGAACATCGGTCCACCCTACGGTCAACCTCGATCCACTGCTGAGCCGCAGGCAGCGACGTCGGTTCATCAGCTGTAGAAGCCTCTGCCGTACTCGCCTGGCCCAACTATGAAGTCTCCA is a genomic window containing:
- a CDS encoding dehydrogenase codes for the protein MTDDAPACPECGRPMESGGFVLSKREDDGRRTCRTLWRCAGRHVWWGWADLPDEPLEVCPVPELFR